Proteins encoded together in one Cicer arietinum cultivar CDC Frontier isolate Library 1 chromosome 4, Cicar.CDCFrontier_v2.0, whole genome shotgun sequence window:
- the LOC101500092 gene encoding non-specific lipid transfer protein GPI-anchored 15 has product MAFRGSFLCLVMVLMTNMVTQNAAQSSCTTTLTSLSPCLNYIMGSSSTPSATCCSQLSSVVQSSPQCLCSLLNGGASSFGITINQTLALSLPASCKVQTPPVSQCKSGNGPISPTTSTSPVSSPVNSPTEGTITPSASDFPSGSKSVPSTDGSSSDGSTIKISFHLVLSLVAIVFCVMTKF; this is encoded by the exons ATGGCATTTAGAGGGTCTTTCCTGTGTCTAGTTATGGTCCTAATGACCAACATGGTGACACAAAATGCAGCCCAATCCAGTTGTACCACTACACTCACTAGCTTGAGTCCTTGTCTAAACTACATAATGGGGAGTTCTTCAACTCCATCAGCTACATGTTGCTCACAACTTTCAAGTGTTGTTCAATCTTCTCCACAGTGTCTCTGCTCCTTGCTTAATGGTGGTGCTTCATCTTTTGGTATCACCATTAATCAAACTCTTGCTCTCTCTCTCCCTGCCTCTTGTAAAGTACAAACTCCACCTGTTAGCCAATGTAAAT CTGGCAATGGACCAATATCTCCTACAACTTCAACTTCTCCAGTGAGCTCTCCTGTTAATTCTCCAACTGAAGGCACAATTACACCTTCTGCTTCAGACTTTCCCTCAG GATCGAAAAGTGTTCCATCAACAGACGGTAGCTCATCTGATGGAAGCACTATTAAAATCTCATTCCACTTGGTTCTTTCTCTAGTTGCCATTGTGTTTTGTGTCATGACTAAGTTTTGA